One part of the Sciurus carolinensis chromosome 6, mSciCar1.2, whole genome shotgun sequence genome encodes these proteins:
- the Bnip1 gene encoding vesicle transport protein SEC20 isoform X1 — MAAPQDVHVRICNQEIVKFDLEVKALIQDIRDCSGPLSALTKLNTEVKEKFQQLRHRIQELEQSAKEQDKESEKQLLLQEVENHKKQMLSNQTSWRKANLTCKIAIDNLEKAELLQGGDPLRQRKTTKESLAQTSSVITESLMGISRMMSQQVQQSEEAMQTLVNSSRTILDANEEFKSMSGTIQLGRKLITKYNRRELTDKLLIFLALALFLATVLYIVKKRLFPFL, encoded by the exons ATGGCGGCCCCCCAAGATGTCCACGTCCGGATCTGCAACCAGGAGATCGTCAAGTTCGACCTGGAGGTGAAAGCGCTTATCCAG GATATCCGAGACTGTTCTGGACCCTTAAGTGCACTCACCAAACTGAACACTGAAGTGAAAGAGAAGTTTCAGCAGCTGCGCCACAGAATACAG GAACTTGAGCAGTCGGCTAAGGAGCAAGACAAGGAGTCGGAGAAGCAGCTTCTACTGCAGGAAGTGGAGAATCACAAAAAGCAGATGCTGAG CAATCAGACCTCGTGGAGGAAAGCCAATCTCACTTGCAAAATCGCCATCGACAACCTAGAGAAGGCAGAGCTTCTCCAGGGGGGAGACCCCCTGAGGCAAAG GAAAACCACCAAAGAGAGCCTGGCCCAGACGTCGAGTGTCATCACGGAGAGCCTCATGGGGATCAGCAGGATGATGTCACAGCAGGTGCAGCAGAGTGAGGAGGCCATGCAGACTCTAG TCAACTCCTCCCGCACCATCCTGGACGCAAATGAAGAGTTTAAGTCCATGTCGGGCACCATCCAGCTGGGCCGGAAACTCATCACGAAGTACAACCGCCGGGAGCTGACCGACAAGCTCCTCATCTTCCTCGCGCTGGCCCTCTTTCTTGCTACGGTCCTGTACATCGTGAAAAAGcgcctctttccttttttgtaa
- the Bnip1 gene encoding vesicle transport protein SEC20 isoform X2 translates to MAAPQDVHVRICNQEIVKFDLEVKALIQDIRDCSGPLSALTKLNTEVKEKFQQLRHRIQELEQSAKEQDKESEKQLLLQEVENHKKQMLSNQTSWRKANLTCKIAIDNLEKAELLQGGDPLRQRKTTKESLAQTSSVITESLMGISRMMSQQVQQSEEAMQTLGAADCPQAPAHPLEAFGTQAALGKRPGIGSQ, encoded by the exons ATGGCGGCCCCCCAAGATGTCCACGTCCGGATCTGCAACCAGGAGATCGTCAAGTTCGACCTGGAGGTGAAAGCGCTTATCCAG GATATCCGAGACTGTTCTGGACCCTTAAGTGCACTCACCAAACTGAACACTGAAGTGAAAGAGAAGTTTCAGCAGCTGCGCCACAGAATACAG GAACTTGAGCAGTCGGCTAAGGAGCAAGACAAGGAGTCGGAGAAGCAGCTTCTACTGCAGGAAGTGGAGAATCACAAAAAGCAGATGCTGAG CAATCAGACCTCGTGGAGGAAAGCCAATCTCACTTGCAAAATCGCCATCGACAACCTAGAGAAGGCAGAGCTTCTCCAGGGGGGAGACCCCCTGAGGCAAAG GAAAACCACCAAAGAGAGCCTGGCCCAGACGTCGAGTGTCATCACGGAGAGCCTCATGGGGATCAGCAGGATGATGTCACAGCAGGTGCAGCAGAGTGAGGAGGCCATGCAGACTCTAG GTGCTGCGGACTGCCCCCAGGCACCGGCGCATCCACTGGAGGCATTTGGCACCCAGGCAGCACTGGGCAAGAGGCCTGGCATCGGCTCTCAGTGA